Proteins co-encoded in one Candidatus Goldiibacteriota bacterium genomic window:
- the sppA gene encoding signal peptide peptidase SppA, with protein MRKRTVVLFAILLFVLYLFSVKDADKTENTDKKQAKASINPINKGKIALIDIYGEIGDTTYVLKQLHNFSSMKNVKAIVLRINSGGGAMAGSQEVYSLVRKISLNGKPVVVSMGDVAASGAYYIASAADRVVANSGTLTGSIGVIMMYMTARGLLDKIGVDYVTLKTGKYKDIGSFARAATKEEKDLMMSVLKDALSQFVDDIVEVRFEAIAAGAGIKAKNDKVKKRLVKAYMLSNIADGRLFTGNQAYKLGLVDSIGTIDDAIADAAKMAGMEGRPLVVTERYKPTFYGLLESSLAGLGFKSKIPLNGKYSLR; from the coding sequence ATGCGGAAAAGGACTGTTGTTTTATTTGCGATTTTATTATTTGTATTATATTTATTTTCCGTGAAAGACGCTGATAAAACGGAAAACACGGATAAAAAACAGGCGAAAGCGTCAATTAACCCGATAAACAAAGGTAAAATAGCTTTAATAGACATATACGGGGAAATTGGGGATACCACTTATGTTTTAAAACAGCTGCACAATTTCAGCAGTATGAAAAATGTTAAAGCGATTGTTCTTCGTATTAACAGCGGCGGCGGGGCAATGGCCGGTTCGCAGGAAGTTTACAGCCTTGTAAGAAAAATCAGTTTAAACGGCAAGCCCGTGGTGGTTTCAATGGGCGACGTGGCGGCTTCCGGCGCTTATTACATAGCTTCCGCGGCTGACAGGGTTGTGGCAAATTCAGGAACTTTAACCGGCAGTATAGGCGTTATAATGATGTACATGACAGCGCGCGGCCTTTTGGATAAAATAGGCGTGGATTATGTTACTTTGAAAACCGGAAAATATAAAGATATCGGCTCTTTCGCGCGCGCGGCAACCAAAGAAGAAAAAGACCTTATGATGTCTGTCCTTAAAGACGCGTTAAGCCAGTTTGTGGATGATATAGTGGAAGTGCGCTTTGAAGCAATTGCCGCGGGCGCGGGAATTAAAGCAAAAAATGATAAAGTTAAAAAACGCCTGGTAAAAGCTTACATGCTTTCCAATATAGCGGACGGCAGGCTTTTTACCGGAAATCAGGCGTATAAGCTTGGGCTTGTGGATTCAATAGGCACAATTGACGACGCTATTGCAGACGCGGCAAAAATGGCCGGTATGGAAGGAAGGCCTTTGGTCGTAACAGAAAGATATAAACCAACTTTTTACGGCCTGCTGGAATCGTCGCTTGCCGGGCTTGGTTTTAAATCAAAAATTCCATTAAATGGAAAATACTCATTAAGATAA
- a CDS encoding PD40 domain-containing protein produces MAEANKGPKDMTPNPLEEAEKAKKGKEETAAPAEPEAPAGPTPEEIAAQKAEEEQSSIMWTRALQVALLIGGAFLLFLGLSGEKLMSLPAVAGGLLFVLAAFIGTKLYPRIKKENASKLGSVLRFVLLGLASALAIFYIVQLFKPLSQKINMDVIMAVLAACFILFCIEFIVYMIHNPKKILSDILMFIATILSAGMILAFYWHFVVPAIVAAALAIALVLYAINKDPLKDDGRLGFRLSMAAITLLLSGLVLAYAAGIFNYAKQEVLSYTEITPAYNTAPKNLAWSNDSWALAYTVFNPKKGENTVNIIHGLTRGITEIKTTDENQLPRYLDPPVWNKNGNLLIFSGAESENGARNIWAASFNLTLMELPDNLREKYGDYTYNAIKMKEEKKKNIFTWFGKKKVEPLYTGEIETFEDQEAKLKYEKELRSKEPSAPPGLPKTLVTSFDKVIDMPSKAITHKTAWSPDAKSFVVAAAAKEDGDNNLWTTDTEKQEMSQLTKGFNKFMPLWSPDGSKILYVSRIDSYTFLEVKNDDGSDARELNVNRAKDKALFPLWNSQQNKVIYIKNNKFVIMNADSTNGQNLSKETLPDSPYWLTAEKKKVILNFTESGEIWRIWTINKDGKGNKEIFQRRCNGFSQPKWSYDGKAIAVGVNHKETGEIWRLDGTGGNELNLFTTKNAVTELEWGPSSERLAFIVKKGPAENTTLQEMWVVDKEATNPLRIYYTEKGKISNMTWDHQSKRLAFEETYHKFYFHDDVTTIRIVHAIDGELWELLPYEFFGKNPVWTDDGDVIAYVGWNNFIMPSMPGISSYKLWAARVQ; encoded by the coding sequence ATGGCAGAAGCAAATAAAGGACCGAAAGATATGACACCTAATCCGCTTGAAGAAGCAGAAAAGGCAAAAAAGGGCAAAGAAGAAACCGCGGCACCCGCGGAACCGGAAGCGCCCGCAGGCCCCACGCCGGAAGAGATTGCGGCGCAGAAAGCCGAAGAAGAACAAAGTTCAATAATGTGGACGCGCGCGCTTCAGGTGGCGCTATTAATCGGCGGCGCATTCCTGTTATTTTTGGGATTATCCGGTGAAAAGTTAATGTCACTGCCTGCGGTAGCCGGCGGACTTTTATTTGTGCTTGCGGCTTTTATAGGCACAAAACTTTATCCCAGAATAAAAAAAGAAAACGCTTCAAAGCTGGGTTCGGTATTAAGGTTTGTCTTATTAGGCCTGGCATCCGCGCTTGCAATATTTTACATAGTACAGCTTTTTAAGCCGTTATCACAGAAGATAAACATGGACGTAATAATGGCGGTTCTTGCCGCGTGTTTTATTCTTTTCTGCATTGAATTCATTGTCTACATGATTCACAACCCAAAGAAAATTTTATCCGACATCCTTATGTTTATAGCAACAATACTTTCAGCGGGAATGATACTTGCTTTTTATTGGCACTTTGTCGTGCCCGCAATTGTGGCTGCCGCATTGGCTATAGCGCTTGTTTTATACGCTATTAACAAAGACCCTTTAAAAGATGATGGAAGGCTTGGGTTCAGGCTTTCAATGGCTGCAATAACGCTGCTTTTAAGCGGCCTTGTGCTGGCTTATGCCGCAGGAATATTTAATTACGCCAAGCAGGAAGTTTTAAGCTACACGGAAATAACGCCGGCTTATAACACAGCCCCGAAAAACCTTGCATGGTCTAATGACAGCTGGGCTCTTGCTTATACGGTTTTTAACCCCAAAAAGGGAGAAAACACGGTTAACATTATTCACGGCCTGACAAGGGGAATAACAGAAATTAAAACCACCGACGAAAATCAGCTGCCGCGTTATCTTGACCCGCCCGTATGGAATAAAAACGGAAACCTGCTTATATTCTCCGGCGCTGAATCGGAAAACGGCGCCAGAAACATCTGGGCCGCTTCTTTTAACCTTACATTAATGGAACTGCCCGATAACCTTCGCGAGAAATACGGCGATTACACTTACAACGCGATAAAAATGAAAGAAGAAAAAAAGAAGAACATATTTACATGGTTTGGAAAGAAAAAAGTTGAACCTTTATACACAGGGGAAATAGAAACATTTGAAGACCAGGAAGCAAAATTAAAATATGAAAAAGAGCTCCGCTCCAAAGAACCTTCCGCTCCGCCCGGATTGCCCAAAACCCTTGTAACAAGTTTTGATAAGGTAATTGACATGCCGTCTAAAGCCATCACGCATAAAACCGCGTGGTCGCCGGACGCTAAAAGTTTTGTCGTTGCTGCGGCGGCAAAAGAAGATGGCGATAATAACCTTTGGACAACAGACACCGAAAAACAGGAAATGTCACAGCTTACAAAAGGATTCAATAAATTCATGCCCCTTTGGTCGCCTGACGGTTCCAAGATATTATATGTAAGCAGGATAGACAGTTATACTTTCCTTGAAGTAAAAAATGATGACGGTTCAGACGCAAGGGAATTAAATGTTAACAGGGCAAAAGACAAAGCACTTTTCCCGTTGTGGAACTCGCAGCAGAATAAGGTCATTTATATAAAAAACAATAAGTTTGTTATTATGAACGCGGATTCAACAAACGGGCAGAACCTTTCAAAAGAAACGCTTCCGGATTCGCCTTACTGGCTGACCGCGGAAAAGAAAAAGGTTATACTTAATTTCACGGAAAGCGGCGAGATATGGCGTATATGGACCATTAATAAAGACGGCAAAGGCAATAAGGAAATTTTTCAGAGAAGGTGCAATGGTTTTTCTCAGCCAAAGTGGTCATATGACGGCAAGGCAATTGCTGTCGGCGTGAATCACAAAGAAACCGGCGAAATATGGCGCCTTGACGGAACAGGCGGAAATGAACTTAACTTATTTACAACGAAAAACGCGGTAACAGAACTTGAATGGGGCCCGTCATCTGAAAGGCTTGCGTTTATAGTTAAAAAAGGCCCTGCGGAAAATACCACGTTACAGGAAATGTGGGTGGTTGACAAAGAAGCCACCAATCCATTACGTATTTATTACACAGAAAAGGGAAAGATAAGCAACATGACATGGGACCATCAGAGCAAACGCCTTGCGTTTGAAGAAACATACCACAAATTTTACTTTCATGACGACGTGACAACAATAAGAATAGTTCACGCGATAGACGGGGAATTATGGGAATTACTGCCCTATGAATTCTTCGGCAAAAATCCAGTTTGGACAGATGACGGCGATGTTATAGCGTATGTAGGCTGGAA